In one Alphaproteobacteria bacterium genomic region, the following are encoded:
- a CDS encoding carbohydrate ABC transporter permease: protein MSGYSITEPSARQKWIAGILVVGYALVTLLPLLWILATGFKSSSDAIAYPPKVTFEPTLEGYVNLFTTQTRQTEDYLAQNPPDTWYEEIVHAKGMVIAGPSRFGERFLNSVIIGFGSTFLSVFLGTLAAYAFSRFRVPIKDDLLFFILSTRMMPPIAVAIPIFLMFRSVGLSDTHAGMILLYTAVNLSLSVWLLKGFIDEIPREYEEAALIDGYTRFQAFYKVVLPQAATGIASTAIFCLIFAWNEYAFAVLLTSGTAQTAPPFIPTIIGVGGQDWPAVAAGASIFLLPVMVFTILLRKHLLRGITFGAVRK from the coding sequence ATGAGCGGCTATTCGATCACCGAACCCTCCGCGCGGCAGAAATGGATCGCCGGGATCCTGGTCGTCGGCTATGCGCTGGTGACTCTCCTGCCGTTGCTCTGGATTCTGGCCACCGGCTTCAAATCGTCTTCGGATGCCATCGCCTATCCGCCGAAAGTGACGTTCGAACCGACCCTTGAAGGCTATGTGAACTTGTTCACGACGCAGACGCGCCAGACCGAGGATTACCTGGCGCAGAACCCGCCGGACACCTGGTATGAGGAAATCGTCCATGCCAAGGGCATGGTGATTGCCGGGCCTTCCCGTTTCGGTGAGCGGTTTCTGAATTCCGTGATCATCGGTTTCGGATCGACATTCCTGTCGGTCTTTCTCGGCACCCTCGCAGCCTATGCGTTTTCGCGCTTCCGGGTACCGATCAAGGACGATCTGTTGTTCTTCATCCTGTCGACCCGGATGATGCCGCCGATTGCGGTCGCGATTCCGATCTTCCTGATGTTCCGGTCGGTTGGTCTGTCGGACACCCATGCCGGAATGATCCTGCTGTATACGGCGGTCAACCTTTCGCTGTCGGTCTGGCTGCTGAAAGGGTTCATCGACGAGATCCCGCGCGAATACGAGGAAGCGGCCCTGATCGACGGCTATACCCGGTTCCAGGCCTTCTACAAGGTCGTGCTGCCGCAGGCGGCGACGGGCATCGCCTCGACGGCCATTTTCTGCCTGATTTTCGCCTGGAACGAATATGCCTTCGCCGTGTTGCTGACGTCCGGGACTGCGCAGACGGCGCCACCCTTCATCCCGACCATCATCGGGGTCGGCGGCCAGGACTGGCCCGCCGTGGCGGCCGGTGCCTCGATCTTCCTGCTGCCGGTGATGGTGTTCACGATCCTGCTTCGCAAGCACCTGCTGCGCGGCATCACCTTCGGAGCGGTCCGGAAATGA
- a CDS encoding ABC transporter ATP-binding protein — MAEIVIRNLCKEFGDFTAVQSSSFKVEDGEFFMLLGPSGCGKTTTLRMIAGLELPTSGEIFIGGEEVGQMPASKRDIAFVFQMFALYPHMNVRKNISYPLISQGMRRDEVRRKVAEVARILSIEKILDRPVGGLSGGDRQRVALGRAIVRNPKCFLMDEPLGALDAEFREHMAEELKNLHDRMNATTVYVTHDQLEAMQMGDKIVVMNHGVIEQFGTPQDIYDKPATMFVADFIGSPPMNFLKFHASVETGATAVTLHHQSFGMPTLREPFTGDLVYGVRPENIRFSDAAGYRGEVLASEYLGTTQIVTLKTQNGSVKARIPSDQPARVGETVGLDFDGSTVTLFDNQTGRAIRSDLNAGVLSHG, encoded by the coding sequence ATGGCTGAAATCGTAATCCGGAACTTGTGCAAGGAGTTCGGAGACTTTACCGCCGTGCAGTCATCCTCCTTCAAGGTGGAAGATGGCGAGTTCTTCATGCTGCTGGGGCCGTCCGGCTGCGGCAAGACGACGACCCTGCGCATGATCGCTGGCCTGGAACTGCCGACATCGGGCGAAATCTTTATCGGCGGCGAAGAGGTCGGCCAGATGCCGGCCAGCAAGCGGGACATCGCCTTCGTCTTTCAGATGTTTGCGCTCTATCCGCATATGAATGTGCGCAAGAACATCAGCTATCCACTGATCAGTCAGGGAATGCGGCGCGACGAGGTCCGGCGCAAGGTCGCGGAAGTCGCGCGAATTCTGAGCATTGAGAAGATCCTGGACAGGCCTGTTGGCGGTCTGTCCGGCGGGGATCGGCAACGCGTCGCGCTGGGGCGTGCCATCGTGCGCAACCCGAAATGCTTCCTGATGGATGAGCCGCTCGGGGCGTTGGATGCGGAGTTCCGCGAACACATGGCCGAGGAACTGAAGAATCTGCACGACCGCATGAACGCGACGACGGTCTATGTCACCCATGACCAGTTGGAGGCGATGCAGATGGGCGACAAGATCGTGGTCATGAATCACGGCGTCATTGAGCAGTTCGGGACGCCGCAGGATATCTATGACAAGCCGGCTACGATGTTCGTGGCGGACTTCATCGGCTCGCCGCCGATGAACTTCCTGAAGTTCCACGCCAGCGTCGAGACCGGGGCGACCGCGGTGACCCTTCATCACCAGTCCTTCGGCATGCCCACCTTGCGGGAACCCTTCACGGGCGATCTGGTCTATGGCGTCCGGCCGGAGAACATCCGCTTCTCGGATGCCGCCGGATATCGCGGGGAAGTGCTCGCCAGCGAATATCTCGGGACCACACAGATCGTCACGCTGAAGACGCAGAACGGCTCGGTGAAGGCCCGCATCCCGTCCGATCAGCCGGCCCGGGTCGGTGAGACTGTCGGGCTGGATTTCGACGGATCGACCGTGACGCTGTTCGACAATCAGACCGGCCGGGCGATCCGGTCCGACCTGAACGCGGGGGTGCTGTCCCATGGCTGA
- a CDS encoding ABC transporter ATP-binding protein, translated as MADVVLEGVSKSFGSTRAVDGLNLTIEDGGFVVLLGPTGAGKTTTLRLISGLERPESGTIRIAGRSVIDETPAQRDVAMVFQQYSLYPHMTVRENLAFPLRSPILKTPEDEIKRKIRAVAEVLHIEGKLDNKATALSGGEMQRVSIGRALVRDPSIYLMDEPLSSLDAKLRADLRIELKRIHATLGATLLYVTHDQIEAMTMATRVGVLDEGRLVQVGTPREIYEDPVSLYVAGRLGLPRINALPADLFGGAPTGAKTIGLRPEHVRLGEGKPAEVARIEHLGDQTRLVVKLDGQEVVTLTEAHTDLEPGDTVHVEPRDALYFDSLGNRIR; from the coding sequence ATGGCTGATGTCGTTCTGGAGGGTGTGAGCAAGAGTTTCGGATCGACACGGGCGGTCGACGGTTTGAACCTGACCATCGAAGATGGCGGATTCGTCGTGCTGCTGGGCCCGACGGGGGCGGGGAAGACGACCACTCTGCGCCTGATATCGGGACTGGAACGGCCCGAGTCCGGCACCATTCGGATTGCTGGCCGGTCCGTCATCGACGAAACCCCGGCTCAGCGCGATGTGGCGATGGTGTTCCAGCAATACTCGCTCTATCCGCATATGACGGTCCGCGAGAACCTTGCCTTTCCGCTGCGCTCCCCGATCCTCAAGACGCCCGAGGATGAGATTAAGCGAAAGATCCGCGCGGTCGCGGAAGTACTGCATATCGAAGGTAAGCTGGACAACAAGGCAACGGCCTTGTCCGGCGGGGAGATGCAGCGCGTCTCCATCGGGCGTGCCCTGGTGCGCGACCCGTCGATCTATCTGATGGACGAACCGCTGAGTTCGCTCGACGCGAAACTGCGGGCTGATCTCAGGATCGAGCTGAAGCGCATCCATGCGACCCTGGGCGCGACCCTGCTCTATGTCACCCACGACCAGATCGAGGCGATGACCATGGCGACGCGCGTCGGCGTGCTGGACGAGGGGCGGCTGGTTCAGGTCGGCACACCGCGAGAGATATACGAGGACCCTGTCAGCCTGTATGTCGCGGGGCGCCTCGGTCTGCCCAGAATCAATGCCTTGCCGGCCGATCTGTTCGGCGGCGCGCCGACGGGCGCAAAGACCATCGGGCTTCGGCCGGAGCATGTCCGCCTGGGCGAGGGCAAACCCGCAGAGGTCGCGCGGATCGAACATCTCGGCGATCAGACGCGCCTCGTCGTCAAGCTCGACGGGCAGGAAGTCGTGACGCTTACCGAGGCGCATACCGACCTGGAACCGGGGGACACCGTTCACGTGGAACCTCGTGACGCCCTTTACTTCGACAGCCTGGGCAATCGGATCCGTTAG